GAGCGTCTGCTGATCGAAAGCGCGCTGGATCGCGTGCGCGCGGCACTGGAAAATAACGACTTTGATCAGGCCATCCACATCATTGAGGGGCTGCGTCCACCTGATCAGGCCGAGGTATTCGCCGAGCTCGAGCCAGAAGATCAGGTCGCATTGCTTCCTCAGTTGGATCCGGCTGACTCCGCCGACATCTTGGAAGAACTCGAAGAGGAAGAGGCTGCCGAGCTGGCTAGCACGCTGCCCACCAGCACCTTGAGCCGCATTGTGGATGAGATGGAGCCTGACGAAGCAGCCGACCTGCTAGGCGATATCTCTGATGAACAAGCGGAAGCAGTCCTGGCCAGCCTGGAGGACCCAGACGAGGTCCGCCCGCTGCTAATGCACCCAGATGACACAGCCGGTGGCTTGATGACCTCGGAGTTTCTGGCCCTGCGCCGGCGAACCACGGTAGCTGAGGCGCTGGAAGCTGTGCGCCAATGGCATCCTGAAGGACACGTGGCCGATCAGCTCTTCGTCATTGACGCCAATCGCGTGTTGCACGGCGTCGTTACACTGCGCCAACTCATCCTGGCCGAACCCCATCAGCGAATGGTGGACATCATGAACCCTGAAGTGATCAGCGTGCCCGTCGGGACCGACCAGGAGGAATGTGCCCGCCTGATGGACCGCTATGATCTGCTGGCGCTGCCGGTGGTGGACGAGCATCATCGGCTCTTGGGCGTGATCACGGTAGACGATCTGGTGGATGTACTGCAGGAAGAGGTCACAGAGGATATCCAGCGACTGGGCGGTGCCCAGCCATTGGGCGGCCCATACCTTGAGACCAATGTAATCCGGGTAGCCCGCAGTCGGATCGGTTGGCTGCTGATTTTGTTCCTGACAGGGACACTGACTGGCTCGGTGCTGCGGCTATTCAGCTACGAGCTAGAAGCCGTAGTCGCACTGGCGTACTTTATTCCGCTGCTGATCGGAACGGGTGGCAACGCCGGCTCTCAGACGATCAGCACGATTGTCCGTGGGCTGGCCGTAGGAGACATCGGCCTAGGCGATGGCCTTCGGGTGCTTTGGCATGAGCTGCGCGTAGGGCTGCTGCTGGGAATCGTCATGGGCACCGTCGGCTATATCCGGGCATTGACCTGGGGCATCGAGCATCCGGTAGCCATCGCGGTGGCCCTTGCTCTCTTGATGATCGTCCTATGGGCCAATATCATCGGCTCCGCCCTACCTTTGTTAGCCAGCCGGCTGCGTATAGACCCGGCAATCGTCTCAGGTCCGTTCATGAGCACCCTGGTGGATGCCACTGGGCTGCTGATCTATCTCTCCGTCGCTAAGGCCATCCTGGGCATCTGAACCGATGATGCATGGTCGGAAGCCGAGAGCTGATTGCTTTCAGCTCCCGGCTCATGGGGGTCACCATCCATATCGCTCTGGTCCCCACGGACGCGTGATCAGCTCTTGCTTGACCGTCACCATTGTGCGGTCAGGCAGGTCCTCGTATAGCACGACGCCGGGGCCAACGATGGAGTAGACGCCAATGCGCCTTCCCGGCATGATGATCGCGTTTACACCAGTGCGACAGAAATCGCCGAAGTAAGCGGCATTAGAAGCGTGAGCAGGCACCTCTGGCCGCCCTTTAATCCGCCAGACCGTCTCGCCATCATCGAAGCGCAAGTTCCCACAGACGGTGGCCGCTCCGAAATCCACCGCCTGTCCTGCTACTCCCCAGATCTCGCAATAATGGTAGCAATAGACGGTGTCGAGGGCTACCCCACTGAACTCGGCGCCGTGGCCATACACCCCATGGGCCCCTAGCGAGCTGTACTCACCGATCTGGCAGTAATCGCGCACCTTCGTTCCCCGACCGATTACCGCTGGCCCTTGGATGATAGCGCCGTTGGTTACGCTAGCCCCATCGCCCAGCCATAAGTCGCCGCCCACCACCACTCGACTGCCGATGACGGCATTCTCGCCTAGCACTAGCCGGCCGTGGATCTCAGCGCCGTCGTGCACCCGCGCCGAGGGCGGGATCACGTTCCCCTGCAACCGGGCCGTCATATCGTTGATCACGTGATGGTTGGCCTCCAGGATGTGCCAGGGCTTGTCCAAATCCACATGGTATCCCGACGTTTCCACCGCTAGCACGATCTGCCCCTCATCCACCATCACCTGCAAGGATTGGGCGATCTCTGCCTCCATCGGCGGCATCCCGCCCACTGGCACCTTGGTGACAAGCCCTGGGTTGTCTCGCAAATAGGTCAGGGCGTCAGGCTGAAAAGCGTAAACCCCACACAGCCGGTAATGTCCCTCGCGAGCGTGTCCTTCGATGCCGCGCAGCCGGCCATCTTCGGGAAAGGCGATCAGCCAGTCCAGTGGCCGCTCGCCCCCCAGAGGCTGGATAAGCGCAGCGGCCAACGGCCTCTCCCGCTCAAAGCGTTCGATCAGCTCTCGGAGGTTCTCCTTCGCCGTCACCACATCGCCGGCGATCACTAGGAAATCATCGTCTAGGCCCTCGGCGCCGGCCAACGCGGCTAGCGCCGTCCCCTCGGGATTCGGCTGGCGGACAAAGATGATCTCGCCGGCGGCGCCGCGCAAGGCCGCGCGCACGCTCGCCTCGCCAACGCCCACCACCACTGCGACCCGCGTCACACCCAAACAGATCAGGTCGTTTACAAGCCGTCGCACGGCTGGCACGTTCACAATGGGAAACGCGGCCTTCTGACGCACGACGTTGTAAGGCCAGAACCTAGAGCCCTCGCCTGCGGCTAATACCACGGCTGCTCGAATGGCCATGCGCCCTCCTTCCAAAGCAAGCTCTCTCTCAGCATCCGCCGGAAAGAGCTCGTTTTAACCCTTCATCTGCTTTTGATGTTTGCTCTTGGCCTTATATCTAGAACGAGCAGGCCGAACGGCTCATAGCATATGCCACATAGCAGCACAGGTCAAGCTATGGCTCGCTCATGCGCCTTGACCCAGCCGGCTAGTTATGTTATATTCGGAATATCGAATCATCTGAGGGGGCTACCAGTGCTGACCAACGACCCGGTGGCAGCCGAAGGAGCCGCAAGCGTCGCTCACGCGCTAGCCCATCCGATCCGCCTGCAGATCCTGGAATTGCTTCGAGACCAAGGGGCTTATGTGATGCACCTGACGGCGGCCCTGGGCCGGCCTCAGGCCAATATTTCCCAACATCTGGCCGTGCTGCGTGAGGCTGGACTAGTAGTGGACGAGCGCGAGGGGACTACGACGATCTATCGGGTACGGGATCAGAGGGTCTTTGAGCTGGTAGACAGCCTGAAGGCGTTGGTTCCTGAGATAAGAGCTGACCTGAGCTTTAGATCTCGCCGGGTACGGTTTCGGCAAGGGGGTCGCCTGAACGGTTCGGCACAGAGCTGCCGTTGCCCGCGTTGTCGAGGGTTTGAGACCGCATAGGGATTGGAGGCCTTAAAGGCACATGAGGAGGTGAAGCGAGATGTGCCGCCATTGTCATTGGGGAGAGTTCCGATTTGTTCACGGCCCGGGGCACCATTGGAAGTGGGTCTTCAGTGGGCCACCCTGGGCCTGGCATGTCGGCGTAGGCATGGGTTGGACTAGTGAAATGGGTTTCATCTGGCCCTTCGGGCCCACGAAAGCCCAACGACGGAGATGGTTGGAGGCCTTCAAGCAGCATCTAGAAGAGCTCCTGGCCGATGTTAACGAAGAGCTAAGCAAAATGCAAGGCGAAGCCTCTGTATGAACGCAAGCTTTTCAGCCCAGCCGGCATAGTCAAAAAACAAGAGGGGTGGTGAGAGCTCGCCTCTCTCCACCCTTCTTGTTTAAGCGCATACGACAGGAGCAGGGCGGCCAACGGTTTCAATGACCTTATCTCAACGGAGCATCACATGCCCGCGATGATCCCCTTCCATGTTTCTCCAGCCAATGAGTATACGATCCTCGACAGCCTTCACGATTCGGTGCGCTTTGCGCGGCATTGCCTAGTCCCCCACCGTGGCCATCTGTGCGCTGTCGCCAGCTTCGTAGATCCCGAGGGTAACCCCGTGACTTGGCACGACTTTGGGGTCTTGGAGGGCCCTGGTTGGGCGGCCAACGCGGTCGGGGGCGCCTTTGAGCTGTATTGGTATGGCCGGCTTATGGCGAGGCCCGATGTGCAACGGGACGCCCTGGCGCTGTTGGACCACGTCCTCGATGACGGATTCATTGAATGGGACAGCGGCTTCATCTGGGGTTATCGGCATATCCCCAGCGGACGGCTGTGCCTTAATTATAAAGCCCGCAATGATTGGTTTTGCGTGGGCTCCATGGCTCGGATCGCTCATCAGCTTTTGCGTTTCAGCACATTCTTGCCGGGAGATCACCGCACAAAACGAATGCAACTCGCGGCAGTACGCTGCGCAGACTGGATCGCTTGTCATGTGCAGATGGCGCCTAATGGCTGGTTCCCACGCAGGTCTCAAAAGGACGGCAAGCCCTATCCGTGGAAGCCAGAGGGAGGCGAGGACCCATTCTTCGCTGGCAGCGCTGATGGCCTCTTTGTCCTGGACTTATGGGCCGATCTGACCGTCATGGGTCTGGCGGATTATCGCGCTCAGCTGGACGAGCTTTCATCGCGGTTCGTGGCGATGGGCGGCATCTTTGGCTCGATCAACCACGACACCTATGATGCGCACGAATGCGTCTCCTATGCCGTCGCCTTTCGAACGTTGCGCCGGCTAGCAAGCGTTCTAAGACGCCCTGATCTGGCCGCCTTCGCCATGGAG
Above is a window of Anaerolineae bacterium DNA encoding:
- a CDS encoding NDP-sugar synthase, translating into MAIRAAVVLAAGEGSRFWPYNVVRQKAAFPIVNVPAVRRLVNDLICLGVTRVAVVVGVGEASVRAALRGAAGEIIFVRQPNPEGTALAALAGAEGLDDDFLVIAGDVVTAKENLRELIERFERERPLAAALIQPLGGERPLDWLIAFPEDGRLRGIEGHAREGHYRLCGVYAFQPDALTYLRDNPGLVTKVPVGGMPPMEAEIAQSLQVMVDEGQIVLAVETSGYHVDLDKPWHILEANHHVINDMTARLQGNVIPPSARVHDGAEIHGRLVLGENAVIGSRVVVGGDLWLGDGASVTNGAIIQGPAVIGRGTKVRDYCQIGEYSSLGAHGVYGHGAEFSGVALDTVYCYHYCEIWGVAGQAVDFGAATVCGNLRFDDGETVWRIKGRPEVPAHASNAAYFGDFCRTGVNAIIMPGRRIGVYSIVGPGVVLYEDLPDRTMVTVKQELITRPWGPERYGW
- the mgtE gene encoding magnesium transporter; translation: MERLLIESALDRVRAALENNDFDQAIHIIEGLRPPDQAEVFAELEPEDQVALLPQLDPADSADILEELEEEEAAELASTLPTSTLSRIVDEMEPDEAADLLGDISDEQAEAVLASLEDPDEVRPLLMHPDDTAGGLMTSEFLALRRRTTVAEALEAVRQWHPEGHVADQLFVIDANRVLHGVVTLRQLILAEPHQRMVDIMNPEVISVPVGTDQEECARLMDRYDLLALPVVDEHHRLLGVITVDDLVDVLQEEVTEDIQRLGGAQPLGGPYLETNVIRVARSRIGWLLILFLTGTLTGSVLRLFSYELEAVVALAYFIPLLIGTGGNAGSQTISTIVRGLAVGDIGLGDGLRVLWHELRVGLLLGIVMGTVGYIRALTWGIEHPVAIAVALALLMIVLWANIIGSALPLLASRLRIDPAIVSGPFMSTLVDATGLLIYLSVAKAILGI
- a CDS encoding metalloregulator ArsR/SmtB family transcription factor, producing the protein MLTNDPVAAEGAASVAHALAHPIRLQILELLRDQGAYVMHLTAALGRPQANISQHLAVLREAGLVVDEREGTTTIYRVRDQRVFELVDSLKALVPEIRADLSFRSRRVRFRQGGRLNGSAQSCRCPRCRGFETA